One Edaphobacter flagellatus genomic region harbors:
- a CDS encoding SDR family NAD(P)-dependent oxidoreductase, producing MAGRLAGKTAIVTGSSSGIGQSIAIRLASEGANIVVDYRNHPEGADATKQQIETVGAKAIVVHADVSKLADTQQLVDQAWQQFGGCDILVNNAGIERAADFWEVTEADYDAVLGINLKGAFFLTQAFVRRLRDAKRPGRIVNISSVHEDMAFPHFSTYCASKGAMRMLARNLAVELGPLGITVNNIAPGAIMTPINTSLLDDKPKLDALLKNIPLGRMGKPEEVAGLAAFLASDEAAYITGSTYVIDGGLMVNYHEQ from the coding sequence ATGGCAGGCCGTCTCGCAGGCAAGACCGCAATCGTTACAGGCTCCTCCTCCGGCATCGGTCAGTCCATCGCCATTCGTCTCGCGTCGGAAGGAGCTAACATCGTCGTCGACTATCGCAATCATCCTGAAGGTGCCGACGCGACGAAGCAGCAGATTGAGACAGTGGGAGCCAAGGCGATCGTCGTTCATGCCGATGTTTCGAAGCTAGCCGACACCCAGCAGCTTGTCGATCAGGCATGGCAGCAGTTTGGCGGCTGCGACATTCTCGTCAACAATGCGGGCATCGAGAGGGCTGCGGATTTCTGGGAGGTCACGGAGGCCGATTACGATGCTGTGCTTGGCATCAATCTGAAGGGTGCGTTTTTTCTTACGCAGGCCTTCGTCCGCCGGCTACGCGATGCAAAGCGTCCGGGGCGGATCGTCAATATCAGCTCCGTGCATGAGGACATGGCGTTTCCTCACTTTTCGACGTATTGCGCCTCAAAGGGGGCGATGCGCATGCTCGCACGCAATCTGGCTGTAGAACTTGGCCCTCTCGGTATCACGGTGAACAACATTGCACCGGGAGCAATCATGACGCCGATCAACACCTCCCTGCTGGATGACAAACCCAAACTCGATGCGCTGCTGAAAAACATCCCGCTGGGGCGCATGGGAAAGCCGGAGGAGGTCGCCGGGCTTGCCGCCTTTCTGGCCTCCGACGAGGCAGCCTACATCACGGGCAGCACCTATGTGATCGATGGTGGATTGATGGTGAATTACCACGAACAATAA